A stretch of DNA from Candidatus Zixiibacteriota bacterium:
TGATCTGACAATCTTCTCAAAAGAATCTACTTCCAGGCTCGCTCCCCCGACTAAAGCCCCGTCTATCTCCTGCTCTTTCAAGAGATCTTTGGCATTCTCCGGCTTTACCGAACCTCCATAAAGTATATTCAACCTGGACGCTATTTCCAGCCCATACTTCTCTTCAAGCTTTCTACGGATAAAAAGGTGCACATCATTGGCCTGCTTGGGAGTAGCTGTTTTGCCAGTTCCGATTGCCCAGACCGGCTCATAAGCCAAAACTATCTTCCCGATATCCTCTGGGGTAAGATCCTCAAAAGCTCCTTTTAGCTGATCTTCCACCACCTCTTCGGTTTTCCCTCTTTCCCTTTCCTGCAAAGTCTCGCCAATGCATAGGATCGGAGTAAGCCCTTCTTTTAAGGCGGTTTTAAGCTTCAGGTTGACTATTTTGCTACTTTCGTGAAAAAGGAGCCTTCTTTCCGAATGCCCAATGATGACATATTTACAGCCTAAAGCTAAAAGCATTTGGGCAGAGATCTCTCCAG
This window harbors:
- the tpiA gene encoding triose-phosphate isomerase — translated: MRQLLIAGNWKMYKDHKDAYAIATALKEKLADISTIRIVLCPPFTSLQSVGQAIEGSSLLLGAQDIHWEREGAFTGEISAQMLLALGCKYVIIGHSERRLLFHESSKIVNLKLKTALKEGLTPILCIGETLQERERGKTEEVVEDQLKGAFEDLTPEDIGKIVLAYEPVWAIGTGKTATPKQANDVHLFIRRKLEEKYGLEIASRLNILYGGSVKPENAKDLLKEQEIDGALVGGASLEVDSFEKIVRSGVDL